A genomic stretch from Pochonia chlamydosporia 170 chromosome 4, whole genome shotgun sequence includes:
- a CDS encoding ring-15 protein (similar to Verticillium alfalfae VaMs.102 XP_003008760.1) has protein sequence MNPSNSIVGKTPSTPSSYPTQPQAGPATSSFESSRRLSQPGSSSAQPMPRKGQASRKQHRNQRRPSASQRSNSNPDDYDAMAELRAVRNPSSRRGQTSITHLLNYTTPRPFQDHSYHPRSYRRNPTWGPGSGHHAADKSRYVHSNYRFVVSPEGTYTKHEADADVFLDWADVLQIIASSESQTASCPICLSEPVAPRMAKCGHIFCLPCLIRFMHSNSDDDSKSNKGARWKKCPICEDIIYLHEVRAVRFYAGQESPLPRVGDDVVLRLMARKANSTLALPREGGAEVLNSGDDVPWHYAANVLDYSRIMKGSAEYMANQYEEEVAALMKQEKEDETLFGVDSEWSQKAIKAIQAAKERTDALKAPAETGSTSASTLAKPSSDADFFFYSAPPHLYLSPLDIRILKAKYGSFAAFPSTLLPRVEHISTGHVVDDVLRKRTKYLAHLPHGCIISFLECDWTDIVSAEILQSFAGEIEKRRKRNREKAAQEERERLQSERIEAAALRGALGVTARRHAALEPVEEDHSPALDMSEFQPLSSQSGATPPDPRPGFETLASMSTSPSTQRTVWGTRVVPVSPELEPTRPPVDDGWLKDEDLFGTAELAMQIEAIDAMEGVKAADTGGEGAALDGGTGVAVGGGKKKKKKQKITLMSTGGRRGQ, from the coding sequence ATGAATCCTTCGAACTCTATCGTGGGCAAGACCCCTTCCACGCCCTCGAGCTATCCAACGCAGCCACAGGCTGGTCCTGCAACCTCGAGCTTCGAATCTTCCCGCCGCCTCAGCCAGCCTGGCTCGTCTTCCGCACAGCCCATGCCCAGAAAAGGGCAAGCTTCCCGGAAACAGCACAGAAATCAACGAAGACCAAGTGCGAGCCAAAGATCAAATAGCAATCCTGACGACTATGACGCCATGGCTGAGCTCCGAGCTGTCCGAAACCCGTCAAGCAGGAGAGGCCAGACGTCGATTACCCATCTTCTAAACTACACGACTCCCCGGCCGTTCCAAGACCACAGCTATCACCCTAGGTCATATCGGAGGAATCCTACCTGGGGCCCTGGATCTGGTCACCACGCGGCTGATAAGTCGAGATATGTACACTCCAACTACCGATTTGTCGTCTCGCCAGAGGGGACCTATACCAAGCATGAAGCCGATGCCGACGTATTTTTAGACTGGGCGGATGTGCTGCAGATTATTGCTTCCTCTGAGTCTCAGACAGCTTCGTGCCCAATTTGCCTTTCGGAACCGGTGGCTCCACGAATGGCAAAATGTGGTCATATATTCTGTTTACCGTGCTTGATTCGGTTCATGCACTCAAATAGTGATGACGattccaagtccaacaaaGGTGCTCGATGGAAGAAGTGTCCAATCTGCGAGGACATCATATATCTTCACGAGGTGCGGGCTGTGCGGTTCTATGCTGGACAGGAGAGCCCCCTACCTCGGGTGGGTGACGATGTGGTCCTACGACTGATggcaagaaaggcaaattCTACTTTGGCATTACCGCGAGAAGGTGGCGCTGAGGTCCTCAACTCGGGAGATGATGTACCATGGCACTATGCCGCGAATGTCTTGGATTACTCGAGGATTATGAAGGGCAGTGCGGAGTACATGGCTAACCagtatgaggaggaagttgccGCGTTGATGAAAcaagagaaggaggatgagaCGTTGTTTGGCGTAGACTCGGAGTGGAGTCAGAAGGCCATCAAAGCTATAcaagccgccaaagaaaGGACTGATGCCTTGAAAGCACCAGCCGAAACTGGATCAACTTCAGCTTCCACTCTGGCTAAGCCATCATCAGATGCCGACTTTTTCTTTTACAGCGCTCCGCCACATTTGTATCTGTCACCGCTGGATATTAGAATCTTGAAGGCGAAATACGGCTCGTTTGCGGCCTTCCCGTCAACACTACTCCCACGAGTTGAGCACATCTCCACGGGACACGTGGTCGATGATGTACTTCGCAAACGCACAAAGTATCTGGCACATCTTCCGCATGGCTGTATCATCAGCTTCCTGGAGTGTGATTGGACAGATATCGTGTCTGCGGAAATACTGCAATCATTCGCGGGAGAAAtcgagaagaggaggaagcgaAACCGAGAGAAGGCTGCCCAAGAGGAGCGCGAGAGACTGCAGTCTGAACGAATTGAGGCAGCAGCCCTTCGAGGCGCACTCGGCGTCACTGCCCGCAGACATGCAGCACTGGAGCCGGTAGAAGAGGATCACTCACCTGCTCTGGACATGTCTGAATTCCAACCGCTGAGCAGCCAATCTGGCGCAACACCCCCGGATCCGCGACCAGGCTTCGAAACGTTGGCATCAATGTCAACGAGTCCATCAACACAGCGGACTGTGTGGGGGACACGGGTTGTGCCGGTTTCTCCAGAGCTAGAGCCCACTCGGCCTCCAGTAGACGATGGCTGGCTCAAAGATGAGGATTTGTTTGGTACGGCTGAGCTCGCCATGCAAATTGAAGCAATTGATGCTATGGAAGGTGTCAAGGCTGCCGACACAGGTGGCGAGGGTGCGGCTCTCGACGGAGGCACTGGAGTTGCAGTCGGGggcggcaagaagaaaaagaagaaacagaaAATCACACTAATGAGTACAGGCGGCCGAAGAGGTCAATAA
- a CDS encoding lactoylglutathione lyase family protein (similar to Metarhizium robertsii ARSEF 23 XP_007824452.1) — protein MSNDCASPSFGQICWLELAVYDIKRASKLYSEVFGWKIDEKPMPVSRDGIDTMHMFESPEKKLGGGFLVMQEGYQMTRYGKLEKEVLPPLPTFCVKECNETLKQVEELGGSVQCPKTEIPNGMGHYARFNDSEGNIIGIWSQN, from the exons ATGAGCAACGACTGTGCAAGCCCG AGCTTTGGCCAAATTTGTTGGCTCGAATTGGCTGTCTACGACATCAAGCGAGCTTCTAAGCTCTACTCCGAGGTATTTGGTTGGAAGATCGATGAAAAACCTATGCCAGTGAGCCGCGATGGCATTGACACAATGCACATGTTTGAGTCCCCAGAAAAGaagcttggtggtggatttCTCGTCATGCAGGAAGGTTATCAGATGACTCGATATGGCAAGCTTGAGAAGGAGGTTCTGCCACCTCTACCAACCTTTTGCGTCAAGGAATGCAACGAAACTTTGAAGCAGGTGGAGGAACTCGGCGGTAGCGTCCAGTG cccCAAGACGGAGATTCCCAACGGCATGGGTCATTATGCTCGCTTTAACGACAGTGAAGGGAACATCATTGGAATCTGGTCGCAGAACTAA
- a CDS encoding pentafunctional AROM polypeptide (similar to Neosartorya fischeri NRRL 181 XP_001267375.1), translating into MAAVQQLLASPSPSPAQPPNGLNGNVSPDTMPIDRVSQSPVMLHGRSLRGAPEEGDKRIAVVIFGQGQERVVSIVAEVLGKPFKVKNSFKDVTSDEHGFVVGIPAGDAKGDIADRNKELVVAIHTHCVTLGMPPDEKLSTHCDYEFLYVESPYFRRYLSRFISFTLGQISHHEELMAKPRTLFMSTTFPDVRAALPNLDILTVGSDAIEIRVDLLREPLPNGGFSEVPSLSYVGEQVMLLRERTELPIIFTTRCTNENGRFPMHDPTLYHQYLYRAIQWGIEYIDVELWLPEDIRRDLWQRKGNSRIMSAFHDFSGTFKWPSQYAQDIFQRSCPYADIVKMIAIINEHNENFELEYFRSKMRSEYPDAPPLSAVNMGETGQFSRTQNKVFTPITHPLLPIIAAPGQMSTAEIHRALCQLGQLPMKKIYGVSSLFSRSAVPQAPFYEKCFNELGLPHRFAIIERQPNNFAGMEAWCNQRDFGGAYLDPGISVQTLSKHNKFFARLNNGQGPTLTEAARAIGIVDTIVVKSGSSTTSSPPSIPSSPHSRHSSAGPYGQNGLSTGSSLIFDNAGWRGIMHTLTRDLAPSAYFGRSAVVLASASDDAAPVFYALKALKIAKIYTVGFRTPVALARHAPQIEQFISMESLQRARSVADSQAPFVIVSALGPDKGNLVSMMLRVFAAAGREGAPNVNKVFLNLADVAARKTIDPHETAEKSGFASYGAADVAAFTIVESLRLLVGQNVPYSFVRLASGRHHPF; encoded by the coding sequence ATGGCCGCGGTACAACAACTGCTGGCCAGTCCGTCGCCGAGTCCAGCGCAGCCGCCAAATGGACTGAACGGAAACGTCTCTCCTGACACTATGCCTATAGATCGAGTCAGCCAAAGCCCCGTCATGCTTCATGGTCGATCTTTGAGAGGAGCGCCAGAGGAGGGCGATAAGAGAATTGCGGTTGTTATTTTTGGGCAGGGTCAAGAACGAGTTGTATCAATTGTCGCCGAAGTCCTCGGTAAACccttcaaagtcaagaaCTCTTTCAAAGACGTAACTAGCGATGAGCACGGATTTGTCGTGGGCATTCCAGCTGGTGATGCCAAAGGGGACATTGCAGACCGAAACAAGGAGTTGGTGGTTGCCATTCATACTCACTGCGTTACCCTAGGGATGCCCCCCGATGAAAAGCTTTCGACACATTGCGATTACGAGTTTCTGTATGTGGAATCTCCGTATTTTCGACGTTATCTCTCTCGCTTCATATCTTTCACCTTGGGCCAGATCAGTCACCATGAAGAGctcatggccaagccaaggacattATTCATGTCCACAACATTTCCCGACGTCCGTGCCGCGCTACCCAATCTCGACATCCTCACTGTTGGATCTGATGCCATAGAAATTCGAGTTGATCTGCTTCGCGAACCCCTCCCTAATGGTGGATTCTCAGAGGTTCCCAGCTTGAGCTATGTCGGAGAGCAGGTTATGCTTCTGCGGGAACGGACTGAATTGCCCATCATTTTCACAACCCGTTGCACCAATGAAAATGGCAGGTTCCCGATGCACGATCCAACTCTCTACCATCAGTATCTCTACAGAGCTATTCAATGGGGCATCGAGTACATCGATGTTGAGCTCTGGCTTCCTGAAGATATTCGTCGGGATTTGTGGCAGCGCAAAGGCAACTCCCGCATCATGTCGGCGTTCCACGACTTCTCTGGCACCTTCAAGTGGCCGTCTCAGTACGCACAGGACATATTTCAGCGATCTTGCCCTTATGCGGATATTGTTAAGATgattgccatcatcaatgaACATAACGAGAATTTTGAATTGGAATACTTCCGTTCCAAAATGCGATCAGAATATCCTGATGCACCACCACTGTCTGCCGTAAATATGGGCGAAACTGGACAATTTTCGAGAACCCAGAACAAGGTTTTCACCCCAATCACACATCCTCTTCTCCCGATAATTGCGGCACCTGGTCAGATGAGTACGGCTGAAATCCACCGAGCACTGTGTCAGTTGGGACAGCTGCCAATGAAGAAAATATACGGCGTCAGCTCCCTGTTTAGCCGAAGTGCTGTTCCACAAGCGCCTTTTTATGAAAAGTGCTTCAACGAGCTGGGACTTCCTCATCGATTTGCCATTATCGAACGGCAACCAAACAACTTTGCTGGTATGGAAGCATGGTGTAACCAGAGGGACTTTGGAGGAGCATACCTTGATCCTGGCATCTCGGTCCAGACGTTGTCGAAGCATAACAAATTCTTTGCCAGGCTGAACAATGGACAGGGGCCCACGTTGACGGAAGCGGCTCGAGCAATTGGTATCGTCGACACCATTGTCGTGAAATCCGGATCTTCCACTACGTCCTCTCCGCCGTCCATACCATCCAGCCCCCACAGTCGACACAGCTCAGCCGGCCCATATGGACAAAACGGATTGTCGACTGGCTCGTCACTCATCTTTGACAATGCTGGCTGGAGAGGCATTATGCATACCTTGACAAGGGATCTAGCCCCTTCGGCGTATTTTGGCAGATCGGCTGTTGTTCTTGCCTCTGCGTCGGATGACGCCGCTCCAGTGTTCTATGCTTTGAAAGCTCTGAAGATTGCCAAGATCTACACTGTTGGTTTCAGGACTCCTGTTGCCCTTGCCCGCCATGCTCCCCAAATCGAACAATTCATCAGCATGGAGAGCCTTCAACGTGCAAGGTCCGTGGCGGACAGCCAAGCTCCGTTCGTAATTGTCTCAGCTCTAGGGCCTGACAAGGGGAATCTTGTGAGCATGATGCTGCGTGTATTCGCCGCTGCTGGTAGGGAAGGTGCGCCAAACGTCAACAAAGTCTTTTTAAACTTGGCCGACGTGGCAGCAAGAAAAACAATAGATCCTCACGAAACGGCAGAAAAGAGTGGATTTGCGTCTTATGGGGCCGCAGATGTAGCTGCTTTTACCATTGTCGAAAGTTTGAGGCTGCTTGTAGGCCAAAATGTGCCATACAGCTTCGTGAGGTTGGCAAGTGGCCGCCATCACCCATTCTGA
- a CDS encoding histone H1-binding protein (similar to Cordyceps militaris CM01 XP_006673647.1), with amino-acid sequence MSETAPETRPADEGTSTPTITEGTPAATEDVATPMSRDEDPKSRRVSLADLSAKGTALYAHKQYEDASDIFSRASVLQAELNGETAPENAEILFHYGRSLFKVGQSKSDVLGGPAAAEKKKRSGAVAGASKPAAAAAPAKTEAEKVTQEGVAIAAGQAGDAAAKDEKAKESGPDEKKPLFQFTGDENFDDSSDEEQPEEAPEEEEDDDLATAFEILDLARVCYEKQLEQLNKDDEESKGKEAAEDSPSVRHIKERLADTHDCLAEISLENERYPNAIEDGRVSLNYKLELYPEDSEIIAEAHYKLSLALEFASVTMADDEGKNAKREAMDQDLRDEAIKEMELAIKSFKLKMQNKEVEVATMASPEDNDLARKVISEMKEVVADMEQRLVDLKKDPIDAADLLGGPEANALGGIFGAALGESAAETQARVEEAKKTATDLTGLVRKKAKEADEAVAEDKGKDEDKKPELAVPATNGKRKAEDEAPEAAESPKKAKVEDEPEES; translated from the exons ATGTCAGAAACTGCTCCGGAAACGCGACCTGCCGATGAAGGTACTTCTACTCCCACCATCACCGAAGGCACACCAGCAGCCACGGAAGATGTTGCGACCCCAATGTCCCGCGACGAGGACCCCAAGTCGAGAAGAGTGTCTCTTGCCGATCTGAGCGCCAAGGGTACGGCCCTGTATGCTCACAAGCAGTACGAAGATGCTTCCGACATCTTCTCCCGCGCGAGCGTGCTCCAAGCCGAACTGAATGGAGAGACCGCCCCCGAGAACGCCGAGATCCTCTTCCACTACGGGCGCAGCTTGTTCAAGGTTGGACAGAGCAAGAGCGATGTGCTCGGTGgccctgctgctgctgagaagaagaagaggtctggtgctgtcgCAGGCGCTTCAAAACctgccgcagccgcagcacCTGCCAAGACAGAGGCTGAGAAGGTGACGCAAGAGGGcgtcgccattgctgctggccaGGCTGGCGATGCTGCTGCGAAGGAtgagaaggccaaggagagTGGTCCCGATGAGAAGAAACCGCTGTTCCAATTTACCGGTGATGAGAACTTTGACGACTCATCTGACGAAGAG CAACCAGAGGAAGCaccagaggaggaagaagacgatgaccTCGCGACTGCGTTTGAAATTCTCGATCTCGCCCGCGTGTGTTACGAGAAGCAATTGGAGCAATTGAAcaaggatgacgaagaaagCAAGGGCAAAGAAGCCGCTGAGGACTCCCCATCCGTGCGACACATCAAAGAGCGATTAGCCGATACTCACGACTGCCTGGCTGAGATTTCTCTGGAAAACGAGCG ATATCCCAACGCCATCGAAGACGGCCGCGTCTCACTCAACTACAAGCTCGAACTCTACCCCGAAGACTCTGAAATCATCGCCGAAGCCCACTACAAGCTCTCCCTCGCCCTGGAATTCGCATCAGTaaccatggccgacgacgaagGCAAAAACGCCAAGCGCGAAGCCATGGACCAGGACCTCCGCGACGAAGCCATCAAGGAGATGGAGCTCGccatcaagagcttcaaaCTCAAGATGCAGAACAAGGAGGTCGAAGTCGCGACCATGGCCTCACCAGAAGACAACGATCTCGCCCGCAAGGTCATTTCCGAAATGAAGGAGGTCGTAGCCGACATGGAGCAGCGA CTGGTTGATTTGAAAAAGGACCCCATCGACGCAGCAGACCTCCTCGGCGGACCGGAAGCAAACGCCCTAGGAGGCATTTTCGGCGCCGCACTAGGTGAATCCGCTGCCGAGACACAAGCCCGCGTcgaagaggccaagaagacggccaCTGACCTGACGGGCCTGGTGCGcaaaaaggccaaggaggctgATGAGGCCGTAGCCGaggacaagggcaaggacgAGGATAAGAAGCCAGAGCTAGCTGTGCCTGCTACGAATGGCAAGCGGAAAGCGGAGGATGAGGCACCCGAGGCAGCAGAGTCGCCTaagaaggccaaggttgaggatgagccTGAAGAGTCGTGA
- a CDS encoding chloroperoxidase (similar to Metarhizium acridum CQMa 102 XP_007807115.1) — protein sequence MLSTITIVGLAALAAASPDNALRPWKAAGPGDSRGPCPMLNTLANHGYLPHNGRNLTVKHFGDAVVEALNTAPAYGTAPAKAFIKGWGKEFFDLEDLNTPGILQHISSLSRDDVTPTEKNIAVVPARVSALLKDSSTEYVDAASMARSRLRVEALSAPEKMTYREGGLAYVEASLVLMMMNDGEVPSAFAFPGSKTWRAPKDRVRVWLVEERLPSELGWRRSGRRLGLLDLVPIMKAVLGEKMAQRGGYWKVLMSSLGVSRDEL from the exons ATGTTGTCCACAATTACGATCGTTGGTTTAGCAGCACTAGCTGCCGCCTCTCCAGATAATGCCCTACGACCATGGAAGGCTGCCGGCCCAGGCGATTCTCgcggtccatgtccaatgCTGAACACTCTTGCTAATCACGGCTACTT ACCACACAACGGCCGAAATCTCACAGTAAAACACTTTGGCGATGCCGTCGTCGAAGCTCTCAACACGGCGCCCGCATACGGCACAGCACCAGCAAAGGCATTCATCAAAGGCTGGGGCAAAGAATTCTTCGACCTAGAGGATCTCAACACACCAGGTATACTACAACACATCAGCTCCTTGTCACGCGATGACGTGACGCCCACGGAGAAGAACATCGCCGTCGTACCAGCACGAGTATCCGCACTCCTGAAGGACAGTTCAACAGAGTACGTGGACGCTGCGTCCATGGCGAGAAGTCGCCTGCGTGTAGAAGCATTATCTGCGCCGGAGAAGATGACGTACCGGGAGGGGGGGCTCGCGTACGTGGAGGCCAGTCTGGTTCttatgatgatgaatgacgGGGAGGTGCCGTCTGCGTTTGCGTTTCCTGGGTCTAAGACGTGGAGGGCGCCGAAGGATCGTGTGAGGGtttggttggtggaggagagaTTGCCGAGTGAGCTTGGGTGGAGGCGCTCGGGGCGACGGCTTGGTCTGCTGGATTTGGTGCCGATTATGAAGGCTGTTTTGGGGGAGAAGATGGCTCAGAGGGGCGGGTATTGGAAGGTTTTGATGTCTTCTTTGGGGGTTTCACGAGATGAATTGTGA
- a CDS encoding U3 small nucleolar ribonucleoprotein mpp10 (similar to Magnaporthe oryzae 70-15 XP_003715478.1), with translation MAPASAANSAPAVDMTAFLASLQPENRHIFLEPSASIPGDSLNIVKDTLEAFAAQVGDLQQERLKESRKRKRGGEKVVDDVLKLRKVYADGFETAQVWQQAKRIIGGVLKFSGDVLDELEENEEVVALGSQSESEGEGEGGVRSLTFGEDGFEVDSEDGSEDEVGEEGEDEDEEEDEEEEEVGDEDEDEEVAFDDAPEEDDEDEEEEDDAEEYVEDPNGLNDGFFSIDDFNKQTQWFEDQDARGDPNTDQASDDEDVDWGADPLAPPKPGSKPSKKHTDDEPLEDEDSDEDDGPTFGDMALDAPEGASDDEAMDIEDGVDDDEANDFNANEVYYKDFFAPPSRKNKAGKPFKKKEARFEVQQPNEEDMERAMADVKRDLFDDESENEDSEDALSDVSAGDPKSRRSAHERRQAKLAEEIRKLEAASVAKREWTLSGEASAASRPVNSLLEEDMDFEHVGKPVPVITPEISESIEDLIKRRILCQEFDEVLRRRPDTDSVPANTRRGLIELDDSKPNKSLAEVYEEEHVKNTNPDTYVSKSDEKLQKEEKEVEALWKDVSARLDALSSWHYKPKPAAPQLSVVSDIATVAMEDAQPTTAQGVTGESSRMAPQEVYKAGADKDSVAKGEVVTRAGLPIARQEMSREDRTRRRRRHKERVRKAGGADAQNDKKLGTRAKMQRDTMAELKKGGVKVINRKGEITDVDGNKAKAKKAVTSGSFKL, from the coding sequence atggcaccTGCATCCGCCGCCAATTCCGCTCCCGCCGTGGACATGACCGCCTTCCTCGCCAGCCTACAGCCCGAGAACCGACATATTTTCCTCGAGCCGAGCGCCTCTATTCCCGGCGATTCgctcaacattgtcaaggATACGCTGGAAGCGTTTGCCGCGCAGGTGGGCGACCTGCAGCAGGAGCGGCTGAAAGAgagcaggaagaggaagaggggTGGAGAAAAGGTCGTTGACGAtgtgttgaagttgagaaagGTGTATGCGGATGGGTTTGAGACGGCGCAGGTGTGGCAGCAGGCGAAGAGGATTATCGGGGGGGTGTTGAAGTTTTCTGGTGATGTGTTGGATGAGTTGGAGGAGAATGAGGAGGTTGTTGCTTTGGGGAGCCAGTCTGAGTctgagggtgagggtgagggtggTGTTAGGAGTTTGACGTTTGGGGAGGATGGGTTTGAGGTTGATTCTGAGGATGGTagtgaggatgaggtgggtgaggagggtgaagacgaggatgaggaggaagacgaggaggaagaggaagtgggagatgaagatgaagatgaagaggtgGCATTTGACGATGcgccagaagaagatgatgaggatgaagaggaagaggacgacgCTGAAGAATACGTTGAAGACCCCAATGGCCTcaatgatggcttcttctccatcgaCGACTTCAACAAGCAGACTCAATGGTTTGAGGACCAGGACGCGCGGGGAGACCCAAACACCGACCAAGCcagcgatgacgaagacgtAGATTGGGGTGCTGACCCCTTGGCACCTCCAAAACCCGggtccaagccatcaaaaaAGCACACCGACGATGAGCCTCTCGAAGATGAGGACtctgatgaagacgatggtCCAACATTCGGGGACATGGCTCTTGATGCGCCAGAAGGTGccagcgacgacgaagccATGGACATAGAAGACGGtgtcgacgacgatgaagccaaCGACTTCAATGCCAATGAGGTCTACTACAAAGACTTCTTTGCTCCCCCCTCAAGAAAGAACAAGGCGGGAAAACCTttcaaaaagaaggaagcgCGCTTCGAGGTCCAACAACCCAACgaagaagacatggagcGAGCCATGGCCGACGTCAAACGCGACCTCTTTGACGACGAGTCGGAAAACGAAGACTCAGAAGACGCTCTATCAGACGTCTCTGCCGGCGACCCCAAATCAAGACGTTCCGCCCACGAACGCCGCCAAGCCAAACTCGCCGAAGAGATTCGCAAACTCGAAGCCGCATCCGTAGCCAAGCGAGAATGGACACTCTCAGGCGAAGCCTCTGCCGCCTCACGACCCGTAAACTCCCTCCTCGAAGAAGACATGGACTTTGAGCACGTCGGCAAACCAGTACCCGTCATCACGCCCGAGATCAGCGAATCCATAGAAGACCTCATCAAGCGGCGCATCCTATGCCAAGAATTCGACGAAGTCCTCCGCCGGCGCCCCGACACAGACAGCGTCCCCGCCAACACGCGCCGCGGCCTCATCGAACTTGACGACAGCAAACCCAACAAGAGTCTCGCGGAAGTCTACGAAGAGGAACACgtcaaaaacaccaacccaGACACCTACGTCAGCAAATCCGACGAGAAGCTccaaaaggaagaaaaggaagtCGAGGCCCTGTGGAAAGACGTGTCTGCGCGCCTCGACGCCCTCTCCAGCTGGCACTACAAGCCCAAACCGGCGGCACCCCAACTCAGCGTCGTCAGCGACATTGCCACCGTCGCCATGGAAGACGCACAACCCACTACCGCGCAGGGCGTCACTGGGGAATCCTCACGCATGGCACCCCAGGAGGTCTACAAGGCTGGCGCGGATAAAGACTCCGTCGCAAAGGGTGAAGTCGTCACCAGGGCTGGCCTCCCTATCGCCCGGCAGGAAATGTCGCGTGAGGATCGGACACGTAGACGTAGACGGCACAAGGAGCGTGTTCGCAAGGCTGGCGGTGCGGATGCCCAGAATGATAAGAAACTTGGCACGAGGGCTAAGATGCAGCGTGATACTATGGCtgagttgaagaagggtgGTGTCAAGGTCATTAATAGAAAGGGAGAGATTACGGACGTGGATGGCAATAAGGCCAAAGCTAAGAAGGCCGTTACAAGTGGAAGCTTCAAGTTGTAG